One Pyrus communis chromosome 13, drPyrComm1.1, whole genome shotgun sequence genomic window carries:
- the LOC137712945 gene encoding kinesin-like protein KIN-7K, chloroplastic has translation MASKYGSKSKKLGSSSSKAANSPASSTTTSSKQYLETSIECQSSPASSSARSKPQYLYLERLPQDVEKSKENVTVTVRFRPLSPREIRQGEEIAWYADGDTILRNEHNPSIAYAYDRVFGPTTTTRHVYDVAAQHVISGAMEGVNGTIFAYGVTSSGKTHTMHGDQRSPGIIPLAVKDAFSIIQETPNREYLLRVSYLEIYNEVVNDLLNPAGQNLRIREDAQGTFVEGIKEEVVLSPAHALSLIAAGEEHRHVGSTNFNLFSSRSHTIFTLTIESSPCGENCEGEAVSLSQLNLIDLAGSESSKAETTGVRRKEGSYINKSLLTLGTVISKLTDMRATHIPYRDSKLTRLLQSSLSGHGRVSLICTVTPSSSSSEETHNTLKFAHRAKHIEIQAAQNKIIDEKSLIKKYQNEIRSLKEELEELKRGIVTIPQLKDAGEDDILLLKQKLEDGKYKLQSRLEQEEEAKAALLGRIQRLTKLILVSTKGTQSSRFSHRPDVRRRHSFGEEELAYLPYKRRDLILDDESVELFVPPLEGSTEMTDDTLKGEKKTRKHGLLNWLKIRKRDSGTGTLTSTSDRSSGIKSTSTPSTPQAESGNFHVESRLSHSALTENSPSADLLSEAREDREVRQENFLGREAPLTSMKSIDRINLLREQRKILSDEVALRSSALKRLSEEASRHSEKDEIKMEMRKFKDEIKVKNEQIALVEKKIAESFSHNKMSQLEASQSIAEVMEQLNEKSFELEVKAADNRIIQEQLEQKIGECKGLQETVASLKQQLSEALEFRNLSPVVTSRTGSKNLHEELGTEKDNAVLNDKNEVFLLLKQVEELKQKVAELTESKEQLEVRNKKLVEESSYAKGLASAAAVELKALSEEVSKLMNQNEKQAAELAASKSSPTLRRNSSTIRNGRRDSHIKQDQSGLISEMKRELAVSKEREHSYEAALTEKDKREADLQRRVEESKQREAYLENELANMWVLVAKLKKSHGTETDSSDSTKETRQTDGYGGW, from the exons ATGGCGTCAAAATATGgatcaaaatcaaaaaaattagGTTCGAGCAGTTCAAAGGCTGCTAATTCCCCTGCATCTTCGACTACAACGTCTTCAAAACAATATTTGGAAACATCTATTGAATGCCAGAGTTCTCCTGCGTCTTCTTCAGCTCGAAGTAAGCCACAGTACTTGTACTTGGAAAGATTACCGCAAGATGTGGAAAAATCCAAAGAAAACGTCACTGTGACGGTCCGCTTTCGTCCACTCAG CCCAAGGGAAATTCGCCAAGGAGAAGAAATTGCATGGTATGCAGATGGTGACACCATTTTGCGAAATGAGCATAATCCATCAATAGCTTATGCATAtg ATCGGGTATTTGGCCCTACCACCACAACGCGTCATGTCTATGATGTTGCTGCTCAGCATGTTATAAGTGGTGCTATGGAAGGCGTCAATG GTACAATATTTGCGTATGGGGTGACCAGCAGCGGGAAGACTCACACTATGCAT GGTGATCAAAGGTCGCCTGGAATTATACCACTGGCTGTGAAGGATGCTTTTAGCATCATCCAAGAG ACTCCAAATCGAGAGTATCTTCTGCGTGTGTCATActtggaaatctataatgag GTTGTAAATGACTTGTTGAATCCAGCAGGACAGAATTTACGAATTAGAGAAGATGCCCAG GGCACCTTTGTTGAAGGAATAAAGGAAGAAGTTGTACTGTCCCCAGCTCACGCCCTTTCACTTATAGCAGCTGGAGAAG AGCACAGGCATGTTGGCTCAACAAATTTCAATCTATTCAGTAGCAGGAGCCACACGATATTTACGCTG ACAATAGAAAGTAGTCCATGTGGGGAAAATtgtgaaggtgaagctgtaagTCTGTCACAATTG AACCTCATCGATCTGGCAGGTTCTGAGAGCTCGAAAGCTGAAACTACTGGTGTCAGACGGAAAGAAGGATCCTATATTAATAAAAGTTTGCTAACTCTAGGAACT GTTATATCAAAGTTGACCGATATGAGGGCTACTCATATACCATACAGGGATTCTAAATTGACAAGACTTCTTCAATCTTCTCTAAGTGGACATGGGCGTGTATCT CTCATCTGCACTGTTACTCCTTCATCAAGCAGTTCCGAAGAGACACATAATACATTGAAATTTGCACATCGGGCAAAACACATAGAAATTCAAGCAGCACAAAACAAG ATTATTGATGAGAAGTCGCTCATTAAGAAATATCAAAATGAGATACGTAGTTTAAAGGAAGAGTTAGAAGAGTTGAAGAGGGGTATAGTCACAATTCCTCAACTAAAAGATGCTGGGGAAGATGATATTCTGCTCCTTAAACAAAAG TTAGAAGATGGCAAATACAAACTGCAATCAAGAttggaacaagaagaagaagccaaagCTGCTTTGTTGGGAAGAATCCAAAGGCTGACAAAATTGATTTTGGTCTCAACAAAAGGAACACAATCATCAAGGTTTTCTCACCGACCTGATGTTAGAAGAAGACATTCCTTTGGTGAAGAGGAG CTTGCATACCTACCATACAAAAGGCGGGACTTGATTTTGGATGATGAAAGCGTTGAATTGTTTGTTCCTCCTCTTGAGGGGAGTACTGAAATGACTGATGACACACTGAAGGGGGAGAAGAAGACTCGGAAGCATGGACTTCTAAACTGGTTAAAGATACGG AAACGTGATAGTGGTACAGGGACGTTGACAAGCACAAGTGATAGATCCAGTGGAATAAAATCTACTAGTACACCTTCAACACCTCAAGCAGAAAGTGGTAATTTTCATGTAGAATCGAGGCTTTCACATTCAGCTCTTACAGAAAACTCTCCATCGGCTGATCTTTTGTCTGAGGCTAGAGAGGACAGAGAAGTTCGTCAGGAAAATTTCCTGGGACGAGAGGCACCTCTG ACTAGCATGAAGTCAATTGATCGGATCAATCTTTTAAGGGAGCAGCGAAAAATCTTGTCTGATGAGGTAGCACTCCGTTCAAGTGCTCTGAAGCGGTTGTCCGAGGAGGCTTCAAGACACTCCGAGAAGGATGAAATTAAGATGGAGATGCGAAAGTTCAAAGATGAAATCAAGGTGAAGAATGAACAAATAGCTTTGGTGGAAAAGAAAATTGCAGAGTCCTTTTCACACAACAAAATGAGTCAACTGGAAGCATCCCAA TCTATTGCTGAAGTGATGGAGCAATTGAATGAGAAGTCCTTTGAACTTGAG GTTAAAGCTGCTGATAATCGTATCATCCAAGAACAGCTGGAACAAAAG ATTGGTGAATGCAAAGGATTGCAGGAAACAGTCGCCTCCTTGAAGCAGCAGCTTTCTGAGGCACTAGAGTTCAGAAATTTGAGCCCAGTAGTCACTTCTCGAACTGGTTCAAAAAATTTGCATGAGGAACTGGGCACAGAGAAAGATAATGCGGTGTTGAATGACAAAAATGAAGTTTTCCTCCTACTGAAGCAG GTTGAAGAACTGAAGCAGAAGGTGGCTGAACTGACGGAGTCAAAGGAACAGTTAGAAGTTCGGAACAAGAAATTGGTGGAGGAGAGCTCGTACGCCAAAGGTCTAGCCTCAGCTGCTGCTGTTGAGCTCAAGGCATTATCAGAAGAAGTTTCCAAACTCATGaaccaaaatgaaaaacaagCTGCTGAGCTAGCCGCATCTAAGAGCTCTCCAACTCTGCGTCGAAATAGTAGCACAATCCGAAATGGTCGGAGAGATAGTCACATCAAACAGGACCAAAGCGGGCTTATCTCAGAAATGAAGAGAGAACTGGCAGTGAGCAAGGAGAGAGAACATTCATACGAGGCTGCTCTTACGGAGAAGGATAAAAGAGAGGCTGATCTTCAAAGAAGGGTTGAGGAATCCAAGCAAAGAGAAGCATACCTGGAAAATGAACTCGCCAACATGTGGGTTCTCGTggcgaaattaaaaaaatcccaCGGAACTGAAACTGATTCTTCGGACTCAACAAAAGAGACCCGACAAACTGATGGTTATGGGGGATGGTAG